Proteins from a genomic interval of Ramlibacter algicola:
- a CDS encoding protein tyrosine phosphatase family protein, with the protein MALLLLATAPRAQGIDAPNVVPVTELLVTSGQPTADALSRLGAAGFQAVIYLAPSTVHSAVQEEPALLAKQGIEFVQIPIPFATPSAGHFRTVTAALQRLKDKKVLVHCEVNMRASSMVFLHRVVTLKDEPASAFAFVTRVWSPRGPWRTLIEEQLRESGIRFELL; encoded by the coding sequence ATGGCCCTGTTGCTGCTCGCGACGGCGCCACGCGCCCAGGGCATCGACGCACCGAATGTCGTACCCGTCACCGAGCTACTCGTGACATCGGGTCAACCCACTGCCGATGCGCTCTCCCGCTTGGGTGCCGCCGGTTTCCAGGCGGTCATCTACCTGGCACCCAGCACCGTGCATAGCGCTGTGCAGGAAGAACCTGCCCTTCTCGCCAAGCAGGGCATCGAGTTCGTTCAGATCCCCATCCCTTTCGCCACTCCGAGCGCCGGTCACTTTCGGACAGTCACTGCTGCACTGCAGCGGCTGAAAGACAAGAAAGTACTCGTGCACTGCGAGGTGAACATGCGCGCGTCCAGCATGGTGTTCCTTCATCGCGTGGTCACGCTCAAGGACGAACCGGCTTCCGCCTTTGCCTTCGTCACCAGGGTCTGGTCGCCTCGCGGCCCATGGCGGACGCTCATCGAAGAACAACTTCGCGAGAGCGGGATCCGATTCGAACTCCTTTGA
- a CDS encoding DUF7661 family protein produces MEASRFNVFGHIYELRREGGAWRALAVGNDGKLGPAGFEVPSFVEDGELEEFLFDLFHESATPTNGDVRRIVR; encoded by the coding sequence ATGGAAGCATCGCGCTTCAACGTGTTCGGTCACATCTATGAGCTGCGCCGCGAAGGCGGAGCTTGGCGTGCGCTGGCCGTAGGCAACGATGGGAAGCTGGGGCCTGCCGGTTTCGAAGTGCCCTCGTTTGTGGAAGACGGCGAACTCGAAGAGTTCTTGTTCGACCTATTCCACGAGAGTGCCACACCAACGAACGGCGACGTTCGGAGGATCGTGCGATGA
- a CDS encoding prolyl oligopeptidase family serine peptidase, which translates to MTDSNSTENDPFLWLEDVEGERALTWVRERNAVTEAILMKRPGFAESEKRLLSILEAKDRIPYIVRRGAYVYNFWTDDEHPRGLWRRTSLDDYRNPQPTWDVVLDVDALGKAEGVSWVWAGAAAVPARTEAEIDRALISLSRGGSDAHVVREFDLVAKRFVDGGFQLEEAKSDVAWLDRDTLYVATDFGPGSMTDSGYPRIVKRWKRGTPLASATTVYEGKKSDVSASVHVEHLPGGAHRAFVSRSIDFYRDESHLLLADGRLQRIDKPEDCDLDTEGDVLLLQPRSDWTVGGATYKAGTLLATSFDAYLRGERKFDVLFTPTPSRSLERGGYSFTRSHVLLNILDDVSSRIEEWHRDASGRWQGRTLDLPRAATAWVAPLKEEGLDVDPLADLYFIGYEDFLTPDRVLLAKAGDGAPTLLRQAPARFDSAGMRAEQRFATSKDGTRVPYFVVWPRGAQAGTPLPTLLYGYGGFQVNMQPSYQSLRGGQWLERGGVLVIANIRGGGEYGPEWHQAAILEHKQRSYDDFIAVAEDLVAQRITTPKQLGTMGGSNGGLLMGAMLTQRPDLFGAIVCQVPLLDMRRFHKLLAGASWMAEYGDPDDPKQWAFISKYSPYQNVKRGVQYPRVLFTTSTRDDRVHPGHARKMAAKLLSMGHDLLYYENIEGGHGGAADAKQEAHIDALEYAYLWMQLGGR; encoded by the coding sequence ATGACCGATTCCAATTCGACTGAGAACGACCCCTTCCTCTGGCTCGAAGACGTCGAAGGCGAGCGCGCCTTGACTTGGGTGCGCGAACGCAATGCCGTGACCGAAGCGATCCTGATGAAGCGGCCCGGCTTCGCGGAGTCCGAGAAGCGCCTGCTGTCGATCCTCGAAGCCAAGGACCGCATTCCCTACATCGTTCGCCGCGGTGCGTACGTCTACAACTTCTGGACCGACGACGAGCATCCACGCGGGCTGTGGCGGCGCACGTCGCTGGACGACTACCGCAATCCGCAGCCGACGTGGGACGTCGTGCTGGACGTCGACGCGCTGGGCAAGGCCGAGGGCGTGAGCTGGGTGTGGGCGGGCGCGGCCGCGGTGCCGGCGCGGACGGAGGCGGAGATCGATCGGGCGCTCATCTCGCTGTCGCGCGGCGGCTCGGACGCGCATGTGGTGCGTGAGTTCGACCTCGTGGCCAAGCGTTTCGTCGATGGCGGCTTCCAGCTGGAGGAAGCGAAGTCGGACGTGGCCTGGCTCGATCGCGACACGCTGTATGTCGCCACCGACTTCGGCCCGGGCTCCATGACCGACTCGGGTTATCCGCGCATCGTCAAACGCTGGAAGCGCGGCACGCCGCTGGCGTCGGCGACGACGGTGTACGAAGGAAAGAAGTCCGACGTCAGCGCGTCGGTGCACGTCGAGCACCTGCCCGGCGGCGCGCACCGCGCGTTCGTGTCGCGCTCGATCGACTTCTACCGCGACGAGTCGCACCTGCTGCTGGCCGACGGCCGGCTGCAGCGCATCGACAAACCCGAGGACTGCGACCTCGACACCGAGGGCGACGTGCTGCTGCTGCAGCCGCGCAGCGACTGGACGGTCGGCGGCGCCACCTACAAGGCCGGCACGCTGCTGGCCACCAGCTTCGACGCCTACCTGCGTGGCGAGCGCAAGTTCGACGTGCTGTTCACGCCGACGCCCTCGCGCAGCCTGGAGCGCGGCGGCTACAGCTTCACGCGCTCGCACGTGCTGCTCAACATCCTGGACGACGTCAGCAGCCGCATCGAGGAATGGCACCGCGACGCGTCGGGCCGCTGGCAAGGCCGCACGCTGGACCTGCCGCGCGCCGCCACCGCGTGGGTCGCGCCGCTGAAGGAGGAGGGGCTCGACGTGGACCCGCTGGCCGACCTGTACTTCATCGGCTACGAGGACTTCCTCACGCCCGATCGCGTGCTGCTGGCGAAGGCGGGTGATGGCGCGCCGACATTGCTGCGACAGGCGCCTGCGCGCTTCGACAGCGCCGGGATGCGCGCGGAGCAGCGCTTCGCCACCAGCAAGGACGGAACGCGCGTGCCTTACTTCGTCGTGTGGCCGCGCGGTGCGCAGGCGGGCACGCCGTTGCCGACGCTGCTGTATGGCTACGGCGGCTTCCAGGTGAACATGCAGCCGTCGTACCAGTCGCTGCGCGGCGGCCAGTGGTTGGAACGCGGCGGCGTGCTGGTGATCGCCAACATCCGCGGCGGCGGCGAGTACGGGCCCGAGTGGCACCAGGCCGCCATCCTCGAGCACAAGCAGCGCAGCTACGACGACTTCATCGCGGTGGCCGAAGACCTCGTCGCGCAGCGCATCACGACGCCGAAGCAACTGGGCACCATGGGTGGCAGCAATGGCGGTTTGCTCATGGGCGCGATGCTCACGCAGCGGCCGGACCTGTTCGGCGCCATCGTGTGCCAGGTGCCGCTGCTGGACATGCGCCGCTTCCACAAGCTGCTGGCCGGGGCGAGCTGGATGGCGGAGTACGGCGACCCGGACGACCCGAAGCAGTGGGCGTTCATTTCGAAGTACTCGCCGTACCAGAACGTCAAGCGGGGCGTGCAGTACCCGCGCGTGCTGTTCACGACCAGCACGCGCGACGACCGCGTGCATCCGGGCCACGCGCGCAAGATGGCCGCGAAGCTGCTGTCGATGGGTCACGACCTGCTGTACTACGAGAACATCGAAGGCGGGCACGGCGGCGCGGCGGATGCGAAGCAGGAGGCGCACATCGATGCGCTGGAATACGCGTACCTCTGGATGCAGCTGGGTGGACGGTAG
- a CDS encoding glutaredoxin family protein, with protein MDLQITVYSKSACPQCDSVKSLLKSRSLAYEEVKIDDEAERLAFYARCGPSVRQMPQVFINGQRVGGLAGVQAALQQISR; from the coding sequence ATGGACCTGCAGATCACCGTCTATTCGAAATCCGCCTGCCCGCAGTGCGACAGCGTGAAGAGCCTGCTCAAGTCGCGGTCGCTCGCCTACGAGGAAGTGAAGATCGACGACGAGGCCGAGCGGCTCGCGTTCTATGCCAGGTGCGGGCCGTCGGTGCGCCAGATGCCGCAGGTCTTCATCAATGGCCAGCGCGTCGGCGGTCTCGCCGGCGTGCAAGCTGCGCTGCAGCAGATCAGCCGCTGA
- a CDS encoding YXWGXW repeat-containing protein — protein MHIRFLAAAALCVAVAMPVGAATKKEKAAAAKKKAEPEAVVTDVPPPSGSWEQVPAPNKDYVWSKGYYEWKDGRYQWKGGEWVLKKEGMEYEQHAWKQRSDGKWELTGGEFVPEGQARKHDKTDDDKDSSAKKDEPTKSMGAAAAKK, from the coding sequence ATGCACATCCGTTTCCTTGCCGCCGCCGCTTTGTGCGTGGCCGTTGCCATGCCGGTCGGCGCCGCCACCAAGAAGGAAAAAGCCGCCGCGGCCAAGAAGAAGGCCGAGCCCGAAGCCGTCGTCACCGACGTGCCGCCGCCGTCCGGCTCGTGGGAGCAGGTGCCCGCGCCGAACAAGGACTACGTCTGGTCCAAGGGCTACTACGAATGGAAGGACGGCCGCTACCAGTGGAAGGGCGGCGAATGGGTCCTGAAGAAGGAAGGCATGGAGTACGAGCAGCATGCCTGGAAGCAGCGTTCCGACGGCAAGTGGGAGCTGACCGGCGGCGAATTCGTGCCCGAAGGCCAGGCCAGGAAGCACGACAAGACGGACGACGACAAGGATTCGTCCGCCAAGAAGGACGAGCCCACCAAGTCCATGGGCGCGGCGGCGGCGAAGAAGTGA
- a CDS encoding prolyl oligopeptidase family serine peptidase gives MSSILRAPLAAALLALLTSAHAAPAPVRDTPETIHGVTVHDPYRYFENVKDPEVLKWMRDQGAQARQVLDAIPGRDALGKRVAQLSEASGDSYTNIVRMPGDRLYSLKRARGERQAKLVVRQGGKERLLVDPEVEARRTGVPHAINYFRPSWDGAYVAYGMSAGGSEDASLYIHDVKAGKAVGQPIPRVREANVSWLPDSRSFTYNQLRALDPETPETEAYQDSNVMWQRVGAPAAQARAVFGPTVNKQLGLVRLDVGAIVFEPGSRWMVVRTTDTTAPEGSLFVAQVSDLAKGGDVPWKRIASPSDAIVDIELAGDQLYFQTHKDAPLFKVMKLDLRQPQLARAVEVARPPAGAVLEGFNVGRAGVLGSVREGTAIGLRLYTAGDTAGRAVPLPFHGAAGVHADPAHAYDDWLYTLTGWTEPARDFRLHGMKSTDTGLRQPKKVPGAPEIVVTEVQVRSHDGVEVPLTLVHKKGLKRDGSNPTLLFGYGAYGFSFTAAYRPTSIAWLERGGILAYANVRGSGVHGEPWHLAGFKQTKRNTWKDGIACAQWLVAQRYASPATMGALGGSAGGIFVGRMVTEAPQLFAAAIFEVGVMDAVRAEESANGVTNISEFGSWRNPQEFPALLEMSTYHQVKDGTPYPAVMLVHGVNDPRVDVWHSAKAAARLQAATTSGKPILLRLDEQAGHGMGSTRTQRDALTADVYAFLLWQMGKMKR, from the coding sequence ATGTCCTCGATCCTGCGCGCGCCGCTTGCGGCGGCCCTCCTCGCCCTTCTCACGAGCGCACACGCCGCACCCGCGCCCGTGCGCGACACGCCAGAGACGATCCATGGCGTGACGGTGCACGACCCGTACCGCTACTTCGAGAACGTCAAGGATCCCGAAGTCCTGAAGTGGATGCGTGACCAGGGCGCGCAGGCGCGCCAGGTGCTCGACGCGATCCCCGGCCGCGACGCGCTCGGCAAGCGCGTCGCGCAGCTGTCCGAAGCGTCCGGCGACAGCTACACCAACATCGTCCGCATGCCGGGCGACCGGCTCTACTCCCTGAAGCGCGCCCGCGGCGAGCGCCAGGCCAAGCTGGTGGTGCGCCAGGGCGGCAAGGAGCGGCTGCTGGTCGACCCCGAGGTCGAGGCCAGGCGCACGGGCGTGCCGCATGCGATCAACTACTTCCGGCCGTCCTGGGACGGCGCCTACGTCGCCTACGGCATGTCGGCCGGCGGCTCCGAGGACGCGTCGCTGTACATCCACGACGTCAAGGCCGGCAAGGCCGTGGGCCAGCCGATCCCGCGCGTGCGCGAGGCCAACGTGTCGTGGCTGCCGGACAGCCGCTCGTTCACCTACAACCAGCTGCGCGCGCTCGATCCCGAGACACCGGAGACGGAGGCCTACCAGGACTCCAACGTGATGTGGCAGCGCGTCGGCGCACCCGCGGCGCAGGCCCGCGCGGTGTTCGGGCCCACCGTCAACAAGCAACTGGGCCTGGTGCGCCTGGACGTCGGCGCGATCGTGTTCGAGCCGGGCAGCCGCTGGATGGTGGTGCGCACCACCGACACCACCGCGCCCGAAGGCTCGCTGTTCGTCGCGCAGGTGAGCGACCTCGCCAAGGGCGGCGACGTGCCTTGGAAGCGCATCGCCTCGCCGTCCGACGCCATCGTCGACATCGAGTTGGCGGGCGACCAGCTCTACTTCCAGACCCACAAGGACGCGCCGCTGTTCAAGGTCATGAAGCTGGACCTGCGGCAGCCGCAGCTGGCGCGCGCCGTCGAAGTTGCGCGTCCTCCCGCGGGGGCGGTGCTCGAAGGCTTCAACGTCGGCCGCGCGGGCGTGCTGGGCTCCGTGCGCGAAGGCACGGCGATCGGCCTGCGCCTGTACACCGCCGGTGACACGGCCGGCCGCGCCGTGCCGCTGCCCTTCCACGGCGCCGCCGGCGTGCACGCGGACCCTGCGCACGCCTACGACGACTGGCTGTACACGCTCACCGGCTGGACCGAGCCCGCGCGCGATTTCCGCCTGCACGGCATGAAGTCCACCGACACCGGCCTGCGCCAACCGAAGAAGGTTCCGGGGGCGCCGGAGATCGTCGTGACCGAAGTGCAAGTGCGCAGCCACGACGGCGTCGAGGTGCCGCTGACGCTGGTGCACAAGAAGGGCCTGAAGCGCGACGGCAGCAACCCGACGCTGCTGTTCGGCTACGGCGCCTACGGCTTCTCCTTCACCGCTGCGTACCGGCCCACCAGCATCGCGTGGCTGGAACGCGGCGGCATCCTGGCCTATGCCAACGTGCGCGGCAGCGGCGTGCACGGCGAGCCGTGGCACCTGGCCGGCTTCAAGCAGACCAAGCGCAACACGTGGAAGGACGGCATCGCGTGCGCGCAGTGGCTGGTCGCGCAGCGCTATGCGTCACCGGCGACGATGGGCGCGCTGGGCGGCAGCGCCGGCGGCATCTTCGTCGGCCGCATGGTGACCGAGGCGCCGCAGCTGTTCGCGGCGGCGATCTTCGAAGTGGGCGTGATGGATGCGGTGCGCGCCGAAGAAAGCGCGAACGGCGTGACGAACATTTCCGAGTTCGGCAGCTGGCGCAATCCGCAGGAGTTCCCGGCGCTGCTGGAGATGAGCACGTACCACCAGGTCAAGGACGGCACGCCCTATCCCGCCGTGATGCTGGTGCACGGCGTGAACGACCCGCGCGTCGACGTCTGGCACAGCGCCAAGGCCGCCGCGCGCCTGCAAGCCGCCACCACGAGCGGCAAGCCGATCCTGCTGCGCCTGGACGAGCAAGCCGGCCACGGCATGGGCAGCACGCGCACGCAGCGCGACGCGCTGACGGCGGACGTGTATGCGTTCCTGCTGTGGCAGATGGGAAAGATGAAGCGCTAG
- a CDS encoding MarR family winged helix-turn-helix transcriptional regulator, whose amino-acid sequence MPSKRAAPASLDEPALRVLRQFRLVFNTIKTHFREVEKRAGIAGAQVWALSVVREQPGIGVSGLAREMDIHQSTASNLVKPLLEQGLLVSDRGDDKRAVHLRITPGGTRVLRKAPMPLSGVLPRALAQLDTRTLARLERDLDAVVSVLDKPIARDARLPLGRSAEEEAAAPVRRKRAA is encoded by the coding sequence ATGCCTTCCAAGCGCGCAGCGCCCGCCAGCCTGGACGAGCCCGCCCTCCGCGTCCTGCGGCAGTTCCGGCTCGTGTTCAACACCATCAAGACCCACTTCCGCGAGGTCGAAAAGCGAGCCGGCATCGCCGGGGCGCAGGTCTGGGCGCTCAGCGTCGTGCGCGAACAGCCGGGCATCGGGGTCAGCGGCCTCGCGCGAGAGATGGACATCCACCAGTCCACGGCCAGCAACCTGGTGAAGCCGCTGCTGGAACAGGGCCTGCTGGTCTCCGACCGCGGCGACGACAAGCGCGCCGTGCACCTGCGCATCACGCCCGGCGGCACCCGCGTGCTGCGCAAGGCGCCGATGCCGCTGAGTGGCGTGCTGCCGCGCGCGCTGGCGCAGCTGGACACGCGCACGCTGGCGCGGCTGGAGCGGGATCTCGATGCCGTGGTGTCGGTGCTGGACAAGCCGATTGCGCGCGATGCGCGGTTGCCGCTGGGGCGGTCGGCGGAAGAGGAAGCCGCGGCGCCGGTGCGGCGCAAGCGCGCGGCCTGA